A genomic stretch from Candidatus Neomarinimicrobiota bacterium includes:
- the smc gene encoding chromosome segregation protein SMC, protein MKRMYISKLEIFGFKSFAHKTQLNFGEGVTSIVGPNGCGKTNVVDAIRWVLGEQKSSLLRSDVMTDVIFNGSKHRKPLNYSEVSLTIHNNRGVLGVAYNEVIITRRLYRDGTSEYLLNNTPVRLKDIHDLFVDTGMGFDAYSVIELKMVEEILSENKDSRKHLFEEAAGINKYKSQRKSAYRKLDATREDLERLDDVLYEIKKNVSGLKRQLNRYQKYQEYADELRDLEIRLGQKNWFTLQDQITPLQNQLERNQVRQNETSRQLGIEESMLSTYRKEEEGLSKSLEIHNQHLNELNRVLADLKTRAMVLEEKIHNATISIGRLKEERELALQRKAANEKIRDDLKVELDKNDPRMESLRADYEKAREAYEKMEEITREITSRVDDMADQVREKQAALNHIEHQRTRLLDQLAQFRELLERDEKRRIELEEENQGRIQTLNDLGKRYQKAETSVDSVGKSLIDLEKDISAHAESTRLLREEIMEAKSKHEQVRKELVFYRELVESMTGFNPGVRYVLKELNHPGIKGTVADLLHVKPDYATAIEIALGNIVKYLVADTKNSALDVIDDLKKNKKGRVTVIPMDLVRERLRKPREFTHWDDNVIGPAREYITAEPGAELLIDYFLSDVILVHSLRKIPRKTLQEPRFRFVTPDGDYLEHRGLIKGGRSESGYQNIIGRREKIHILEKEEKELSGQIRSLEESHRNSEVKEQNLKSQRAALTETLKKWERERLEAEKELSRIRYASDHNQQRIRELNETISRYSYQIEDSDVTLKKLEIDKEKAAEALEKARRMLEEVQNQNQGALKEKDDLFKKVQDLRVRLISEEREKDNTRLRYNNALDIIREMEQRIEEIEGNLQTAEETLVQSEKELQITRMDSEKQQDIFHSEEEKRLKIADQLKSKREAIFKIEQSIAEQHKNREDTFQTLRDIEIKLSELQSEQNRIRDRILERYRIDILKQEYQHRPEDDFEIEEKIERLRHRIEMIGPVNMAVKTEYEEESARLKFLTEQKEDLLESEKSILETIQKLDTTARKQFREVFDQIRQNFGKTYGLFFPNGSGDIRLVGNSDPLEAEVEILSRPKGRDMKSLRSLSAGEKALTAIALLFAIYLVKPSPYCILDEVDAPLDDQNVARFTKALKHFTERTQFIIVTHNKLTMEAADYMYGITMQEEGVSKIVSVNFTGEANGASA, encoded by the coding sequence TTGAAACGTATGTATATATCGAAACTCGAAATTTTTGGCTTCAAATCCTTTGCTCATAAAACGCAATTGAATTTTGGTGAAGGCGTTACATCAATAGTCGGTCCAAATGGATGCGGAAAAACCAATGTTGTTGATGCGATTCGCTGGGTTTTGGGGGAACAAAAATCAAGTCTGCTGCGCTCAGATGTGATGACGGATGTCATCTTTAATGGTTCAAAACACCGTAAACCCCTGAATTACAGTGAAGTCTCCCTGACTATACATAACAATCGGGGTGTGCTGGGTGTTGCCTATAATGAGGTGATTATTACCCGTCGCCTTTACCGGGACGGTACCAGTGAATATCTGCTGAACAACACACCTGTTCGTTTGAAAGATATTCACGACCTTTTTGTCGATACGGGTATGGGTTTTGATGCTTATTCCGTCATTGAATTGAAAATGGTGGAAGAAATTCTCAGTGAGAATAAGGATAGCCGGAAACATTTGTTTGAAGAAGCGGCGGGAATTAACAAGTACAAGAGTCAGCGGAAGAGTGCCTATCGCAAACTGGATGCCACCCGGGAAGATTTGGAACGTCTGGATGATGTTCTGTACGAAATTAAAAAGAATGTCAGCGGACTCAAACGTCAGTTAAACCGGTATCAGAAATATCAGGAATATGCAGATGAATTAAGGGATCTTGAAATCCGGCTCGGTCAGAAGAACTGGTTTACCTTGCAAGATCAGATCACACCGCTTCAAAATCAGCTGGAACGAAATCAGGTCCGTCAGAATGAAACCAGCCGGCAACTGGGTATTGAAGAATCCATGCTCAGCACCTACCGGAAAGAGGAGGAAGGCCTTTCAAAGAGTCTGGAAATCCATAATCAGCATCTTAATGAACTGAACCGGGTTCTGGCGGATTTGAAAACCCGTGCGATGGTTCTGGAAGAAAAAATCCACAATGCCACAATTTCTATAGGCCGCCTGAAGGAAGAACGCGAACTGGCATTGCAACGAAAGGCAGCCAATGAAAAGATTCGGGATGATTTGAAGGTTGAGCTTGATAAAAATGATCCCCGGATGGAATCCCTCAGGGCAGATTATGAAAAAGCCCGTGAAGCTTATGAAAAGATGGAAGAGATAACCCGGGAAATTACAAGCCGGGTCGATGATATGGCTGATCAGGTGCGGGAAAAACAGGCCGCTTTGAATCACATTGAACATCAACGCACCCGTCTGCTGGATCAACTGGCGCAGTTCCGGGAACTCTTGGAAAGGGATGAAAAAAGGCGGATTGAACTCGAGGAAGAAAATCAGGGCCGGATTCAAACTCTGAATGATCTGGGAAAAAGATATCAAAAAGCCGAAACCTCTGTTGATTCTGTTGGCAAGTCACTGATTGATTTGGAAAAAGATATTTCTGCACATGCCGAATCGACCCGTTTGCTCCGTGAAGAGATTATGGAAGCAAAATCCAAGCATGAGCAAGTACGGAAAGAACTGGTATTCTATCGGGAACTGGTAGAATCCATGACAGGTTTTAATCCGGGCGTCCGTTATGTTTTAAAGGAATTGAATCATCCGGGTATAAAAGGGACCGTTGCTGATTTGCTGCATGTGAAACCGGATTACGCCACGGCTATAGAAATAGCCCTGGGAAATATAGTCAAATACCTGGTTGCTGATACGAAAAATTCGGCACTGGATGTAATTGATGATTTAAAGAAAAACAAAAAAGGGCGTGTGACAGTCATACCCATGGATCTGGTACGGGAAAGACTCCGGAAACCCAGAGAATTTACCCATTGGGATGATAATGTCATCGGTCCGGCCAGGGAGTATATTACGGCTGAGCCCGGAGCAGAATTGTTGATAGACTATTTTCTCAGCGATGTCATCCTGGTCCACTCTTTACGGAAGATTCCCAGGAAAACGTTGCAAGAGCCCCGCTTTCGTTTTGTCACCCCTGATGGGGATTATCTGGAACACCGGGGACTGATCAAGGGAGGAAGAAGCGAATCGGGATATCAGAATATCATTGGCCGCCGGGAAAAAATCCACATCCTCGAAAAAGAAGAAAAAGAATTATCAGGTCAGATTCGGTCCCTGGAAGAATCCCACCGGAATTCAGAAGTAAAAGAACAGAATTTAAAATCGCAGCGGGCTGCTCTGACAGAGACTTTAAAAAAATGGGAGCGGGAACGGCTTGAAGCGGAAAAAGAACTGAGCAGGATCCGGTACGCATCGGATCACAATCAGCAACGGATACGGGAACTGAACGAAACAATTTCCAGATATAGCTACCAGATTGAAGATTCTGACGTTACACTGAAGAAACTGGAAATTGATAAGGAAAAAGCCGCTGAAGCACTGGAAAAAGCCCGGCGAATGCTGGAAGAAGTACAGAATCAGAATCAGGGTGCTTTGAAGGAAAAAGACGATCTTTTTAAGAAAGTCCAGGATCTTCGGGTCCGCCTGATTTCCGAAGAGCGTGAAAAAGACAATACACGGCTTCGGTATAACAATGCCCTGGACATCATCCGTGAGATGGAACAGCGGATTGAAGAGATTGAAGGAAATCTGCAAACAGCAGAAGAAACCCTTGTCCAAAGTGAGAAAGAGCTGCAGATTACCCGGATGGACTCGGAAAAGCAGCAAGATATTTTTCATTCCGAAGAGGAAAAAAGATTAAAAATTGCAGATCAGTTGAAGTCTAAACGAGAAGCAATTTTTAAAATTGAACAATCCATTGCTGAACAACATAAAAATCGCGAAGACACATTTCAAACTCTTCGGGATATTGAGATCAAATTATCTGAATTACAAAGCGAACAAAACCGGATTCGGGATCGGATTCTTGAACGATACAGGATAGATATTCTTAAGCAGGAATATCAGCACAGACCGGAAGATGATTTCGAAATAGAAGAAAAAATTGAACGTCTCAGGCACAGGATAGAAATGATTGGTCCTGTGAATATGGCCGTTAAAACGGAATATGAGGAAGAATCCGCACGTTTAAAATTTTTAACTGAGCAAAAAGAAGATTTGCTGGAATCAGAGAAAAGCATTCTTGAAACCATTCAGAAACTGGATACGACGGCACGGAAACAGTTCAGGGAAGTTTTTGATCAGATCCGGCAAAATTTTGGCAAGACGTATGGACTCTTTTTTCCTAACGGATCCGGTGACATCCGGCTTGTCGGGAATTCAGATCCTCTTGAAGCCGAAGTGGAAATTCTGTCCAGGCCCAAGGGGCGGGACATGAAAAGCCTTCGTTCCCTTTCAGCCGGGGAAAAGGCACTGACGGCTATTGCGCTACTTTTTGCAATTTATTTGGTCAAGCCATCCCCCTATTGTATTCTGGATGAGGTGGACGCCCCGCTGGATGATCAGAATGTTGCACGGTTCACAAAGGCTTTAAAACATTTTACGGAACGGACCCAGTTTATTATTGTTACTCATAATAAACTGACCATGGAAGCTGCCGATTATATGTATGGTATAACCATGCAGGAAGAAGGGGTTTCAAAAATCGTATCGGTTAATTTTACCGGTGAAGCAAACGGGGCTTCAGCCTGA
- a CDS encoding ROK family protein, whose protein sequence is MGGTKVRLGLVNEAYEVIGETPRLNTYDCSSGDEVVARIHQGVRLLMEKNNLSADHIKGIGVGSPGPLDPYTGYIKETLNLKAVCNYPLGKSLAEATGMRVCVDNDANCFGLGEQRAGKAKGMHHVLVGTLGTGFGFACILNGNVLHGSTGTATEIGMLPYQGGIYEDFVTGRGLRAMHARLSSEDLDPKEISDRAFKGDKNCLKTFEEYGRTVAYTILPFIALVDPDIVVLGGSVSINWPFFQASLKETIRQHIFSHQQEHLKIEKSELGEIAAVIGAAGLLDMDYLI, encoded by the coding sequence TTGGGAGGAACTAAAGTTCGTCTTGGTCTGGTTAATGAAGCGTATGAAGTTATTGGAGAGACGCCCAGATTAAACACTTACGATTGCAGCAGCGGAGATGAGGTTGTAGCCCGAATTCATCAGGGAGTCCGACTTTTGATGGAGAAGAATAATCTGAGCGCAGACCATATCAAGGGCATTGGCGTGGGATCTCCGGGACCTTTGGATCCCTACACCGGATACATTAAAGAAACCTTGAATTTAAAAGCTGTATGCAATTACCCTTTGGGAAAATCTTTGGCGGAAGCGACGGGCATGCGTGTCTGCGTGGATAATGATGCCAATTGCTTTGGATTGGGAGAACAGCGTGCGGGAAAAGCCAAAGGGATGCATCATGTTTTAGTAGGCACCCTGGGGACAGGCTTTGGTTTTGCATGTATCCTGAATGGGAATGTTCTACACGGTTCCACAGGCACGGCAACTGAAATCGGGATGCTCCCTTATCAGGGGGGGATCTACGAGGATTTTGTGACAGGGCGGGGACTCCGGGCCATGCATGCCCGGTTGAGCAGTGAAGACCTTGATCCGAAGGAAATTTCAGACCGGGCTTTCAAAGGAGATAAAAACTGCCTGAAAACCTTTGAGGAATATGGGCGGACTGTCGCGTATACAATTTTACCTTTTATTGCCCTGGTGGATCCGGATATTGTGGTTTTGGGAGGATCAGTATCCATAAATTGGCCCTTTTTTCAGGCCAGCCTTAAAGAGACAATCCGTCAACATATATTTTCTCACCAGCAGGAACATTTGAAAATTGAGA
- a CDS encoding YihY family inner membrane protein, with translation MISDNKKNSDFFQRIKERIYTFIRSKENESETLRNIIYKVDWVSTITFKKFTNDLCFEQAASLAFITVISLIPLSVLFFSIAGALGVGQEIINYVQDRVFPFVAPEFQQELSSWLNTYISPTAFRGIKSGIVNLIAIFSLLLAAMAVFVMAERVFNHIWKVQEKRSYIQKIVAFWVVLTTSPFLILMSIWLMNYINPPGGMIDQLIQSSWFFRLMYNNLVPLGISFTAFTLAYIIVPSTAVKFKYAAWGGLITAMLWELSKKTFYLYVAQVGHVTNFYKSLATIPLFLMWVYLTWVLVLWGAELSHTFQNIQILRRIYENQGRERFYSKHYLAAMLLVFIGKAFRQGNPVPTLEDIGQKTGIRIEALDEVARILVQKNFIFPDTSQNGSYFLGKDPRHIYLSDVVRCVHVHEYPAEARIFPGSGLRRSPEKDPVMLKLKDVFVRAYGAMTSGFAAITLDSILSSGESLPEPDIPEEPKQIGVNE, from the coding sequence ATGATATCAGACAACAAAAAAAATTCGGACTTTTTTCAACGGATAAAAGAGAGAATCTATACCTTTATCCGGTCCAAGGAAAATGAATCCGAAACTTTGAGAAATATTATCTACAAGGTGGATTGGGTATCCACGATCACTTTTAAAAAATTTACAAATGATCTCTGTTTTGAACAGGCTGCCAGTCTTGCTTTCATCACGGTGATCTCACTGATTCCCTTGTCGGTTCTGTTTTTCAGTATTGCCGGTGCTTTAGGTGTGGGACAGGAAATTATCAATTATGTTCAGGATCGGGTTTTCCCCTTTGTGGCGCCGGAATTTCAGCAGGAATTGAGTAGCTGGCTGAATACTTATATTTCTCCTACGGCATTCCGGGGTATTAAAAGCGGAATTGTCAATCTGATTGCCATTTTCAGTTTATTGCTGGCTGCAATGGCTGTGTTTGTCATGGCAGAACGGGTTTTCAACCATATATGGAAGGTCCAGGAAAAGCGAAGTTATATTCAGAAAATTGTGGCTTTCTGGGTTGTTCTGACGACCAGTCCCTTTTTAATCCTGATGTCCATCTGGCTCATGAATTATATCAATCCTCCCGGAGGTATGATTGATCAGCTGATCCAATCCTCCTGGTTTTTCAGGTTGATGTATAACAATTTGGTTCCTCTGGGGATTAGTTTTACAGCTTTTACCCTGGCGTATATCATTGTCCCTTCCACCGCTGTAAAATTCAAATATGCAGCCTGGGGCGGATTGATTACCGCAATGCTTTGGGAACTGTCCAAAAAGACCTTTTATCTGTATGTTGCCCAGGTTGGCCATGTCACCAATTTTTATAAATCCCTGGCGACAATTCCCCTTTTTCTTATGTGGGTGTATCTAACATGGGTGTTGGTTTTGTGGGGAGCTGAACTATCCCATACCTTTCAAAACATACAAATCTTACGACGGATCTATGAGAATCAGGGCAGGGAACGTTTTTATTCCAAGCATTATCTGGCAGCCATGCTTCTTGTTTTTATCGGAAAAGCCTTTCGCCAGGGTAATCCGGTTCCAACCCTGGAAGACATCGGACAGAAGACGGGTATCCGGATTGAAGCCCTGGATGAAGTGGCCCGGATTCTGGTTCAAAAGAATTTCATTTTTCCTGATACATCCCAAAACGGATCTTACTTTCTGGGTAAGGATCCCCGGCATATCTACCTGTCAGATGTGGTCCGGTGTGTCCATGTCCACGAATATCCTGCCGAAGCCCGGATATTCCCCGGAAGCGGATTGCGGAGATCGCCTGAAAAAGATCCTGTGATGTTGAAGCTGAAAGATGTTTTTGTCCGTGCTTATGGCGCCATGACATCAGGCTTTGCCGCCATCACACTCGACAGCATCCTGAGCAGTGGCGAATCGCTTCCGGAACCGGATATTCCGGAAGAACCTAAACAAATTGGTGTCAATGAATAA
- a CDS encoding histidine triad nucleotide-binding protein, which produces MADCLFCKIIKGDIPSTKVYEDEDVLAFRDINPQAPEHILIIPKVHIDRVENLSDDQGDVAGKLVIAAKKIARQLGISNGYRLVFNNGPLAGQEVEHIHLHLLAGRKFSWPPG; this is translated from the coding sequence ATGGCAGATTGTCTGTTTTGTAAAATTATCAAGGGAGACATTCCCTCTACAAAGGTGTATGAAGATGAGGACGTGTTAGCCTTCAGGGATATCAATCCCCAGGCACCCGAACATATTCTCATCATCCCCAAAGTGCATATCGACCGGGTGGAAAACCTGAGTGACGATCAGGGCGACGTGGCGGGAAAACTCGTGATTGCCGCTAAAAAAATTGCCCGACAACTGGGGATATCAAACGGTTACAGGCTTGTTTTCAATAACGGTCCCCTGGCCGGTCAGGAAGTGGAACACATTCATTTGCATCTGCTGGCAGGCCGGAAATTTTCCTGGCCTCCAGGGTAG
- a CDS encoding 16S rRNA (uracil(1498)-N(3))-methyltransferase — translation MANEHYVYVPDWSPEMSTVDIQNEEHHHLSRVLRLMPGKQIYILNGKGFGAKAHITDISKIRTRCQIIQQLDSSGSPGIRVHLAVGIIRRSRWEWLLEKAVELGVRRIIPLKSRYTIRETYRPKRDKKIMIAALKQCGRYTLPDLENEMDFAEAIKQKRGEGIILHQEEGIPYLRDVAVVKDEITLFVGPEGGFSDEEITYAEQKGLYKAHMGPVRLRSETAAINAIAYFAYWN, via the coding sequence ATGGCCAATGAGCACTATGTATATGTACCGGATTGGTCCCCTGAGATGAGCACTGTGGATATTCAGAATGAAGAACATCACCATCTGTCCCGGGTTCTGCGCTTAATGCCAGGCAAACAAATCTACATACTTAATGGTAAGGGCTTCGGGGCGAAGGCACATATCACAGATATTTCCAAGATCAGAACCCGCTGTCAGATCATTCAACAGCTGGATTCTTCAGGCTCACCCGGTATCAGGGTTCATTTGGCTGTAGGTATTATCCGGCGATCCCGGTGGGAATGGTTATTGGAAAAAGCCGTTGAACTGGGGGTCCGGCGAATCATTCCCCTGAAAAGCCGATATACAATCCGGGAGACATATCGGCCGAAGCGGGATAAAAAAATTATGATAGCAGCTTTAAAGCAATGTGGCCGGTATACCTTGCCTGATTTGGAAAATGAGATGGATTTTGCCGAGGCAATAAAGCAAAAACGGGGAGAAGGTATTATTCTTCATCAGGAAGAAGGCATCCCCTACTTACGTGATGTCGCCGTTGTAAAAGATGAAATAACTCTGTTTGTCGGTCCTGAAGGAGGATTCTCCGATGAAGAAATCACCTATGCCGAACAAAAGGGTCTTTATAAAGCACACATGGGGCCTGTCCGGCTTCGGTCTGAAACGGCAGCAATTAACGCAATTGCCTATTTTGCATATTGGAATTAG
- a CDS encoding GWxTD domain-containing protein has translation MFKTILKQTTLILLVISSVALGQTQMPFDIDYAVFLGDDGTPTLEIYYMTHRSLITYQSDEIQDSLYKGGYEIVTTLYSRGEPVYQKKDIQNDEVKDPSLVTPKQKIPNILPLQIRPGNYEIKVEIKDIHSGHTGEQKIAVTVPEFPKDSLVLSDIEIASYILNAEEVSHFTKLGRYDVIPHAQRMYNPENPSMIVYAEIYNLTKTDKRRDKNRYTQISRVLDMNGREVMKNKKLEIDTPGSFSVVMDKLNVGALEPGIYTYELKVEDLNTGQTDISTKKFYVMSSRGAMPEISPLEDTVRNLTAEDVDSIFSILQPVMAKEEIRMYKSSNLEGKKNVLIRFWEARDPDPTTPVNEFRIELEKRIQYANDQFSTQIRRGAQTDRGMVLLKYGFPSDREVFPSRMERNPYEIWSYNHIEGGVEFVFVDEMGTGLYELVHSTKRGERYDPDWYERYNYR, from the coding sequence ATGTTTAAAACTATATTAAAACAAACAACATTAATTTTGTTGGTTATAAGCAGTGTGGCTCTGGGACAGACCCAGATGCCTTTTGACATTGATTATGCTGTTTTTCTCGGGGACGACGGGACACCGACACTTGAAATTTATTATATGACCCACAGATCACTGATTACCTATCAAAGTGATGAAATCCAGGACTCTCTCTACAAGGGAGGATATGAAATTGTAACCACATTATACAGCCGGGGGGAGCCGGTCTATCAAAAGAAAGACATTCAAAATGATGAAGTAAAGGATCCTTCCCTTGTTACACCCAAACAAAAAATCCCAAATATCCTGCCGCTTCAGATCCGGCCGGGAAATTATGAAATTAAAGTAGAGATAAAAGATATTCATTCAGGACATACGGGGGAACAGAAAATAGCCGTGACGGTGCCTGAGTTTCCAAAAGATTCCCTTGTGCTGAGTGATATTGAAATTGCATCCTATATTTTAAATGCAGAAGAAGTAAGTCATTTTACAAAACTTGGACGTTATGATGTTATACCCCACGCCCAAAGAATGTATAATCCTGAAAACCCATCCATGATCGTCTATGCTGAAATTTACAATCTGACGAAAACGGACAAACGGCGGGATAAAAACCGATATACACAGATCAGCCGTGTGTTGGATATGAACGGTCGGGAAGTGATGAAGAATAAGAAACTGGAAATTGACACGCCCGGCTCTTTCAGTGTGGTTATGGATAAATTGAATGTCGGGGCGCTGGAACCGGGTATTTATACCTATGAACTTAAAGTGGAAGATTTGAATACAGGCCAGACAGACATCTCTACAAAGAAGTTTTATGTCATGAGTTCCCGCGGTGCTATGCCGGAAATCAGTCCCCTGGAAGATACCGTCCGGAATTTGACAGCGGAGGATGTGGATTCCATCTTCAGTATTTTACAACCGGTAATGGCGAAAGAAGAAATTCGCATGTACAAAAGCAGCAATCTTGAGGGGAAGAAAAATGTGCTGATCCGGTTTTGGGAAGCCCGGGATCCTGATCCTACCACGCCGGTGAACGAGTTTCGGATTGAACTGGAAAAACGCATTCAATATGCCAATGACCAGTTTTCGACTCAGATACGCCGGGGGGCTCAAACTGACCGGGGCATGGTTTTATTGAAATACGGTTTTCCCAGTGACCGGGAGGTTTTTCCCAGCCGTATGGAGAGAAATCCCTATGAAATATGGAGTTACAACCATATTGAAGGTGGCGTGGAATTCGTTTTTGTGGATGAAATGGGAACCGGGCTCTACGAATTAGTCCATAGTACCAAAAGAGGAGAACGTTACGATCCGGATTGGTATGAAAGGTATAATTACCGATGA
- a CDS encoding LPP20 family lipoprotein encodes MKQSLLWFCVLFFLCIHPGYLPAQAIDSTDFTLDSPMLGKPIGESTEDQKPYWVREMKIEDPEQCYFGIGMSEKSREDADDKARIEFAKMLEVQVDAQVQHQISEKGRKVSEAFQMKNTVMSKMILRGIYVSERWTDPETGKYYSLIRVNKGDYNKLIEEEVALEAARQIALNRYEEKKREETIRHQESMVKLDSAQTAVKLTEKKHKDEKREARKKRQKEHMEHIARVYGKYNTFQPHSSLADMKNAEIDPGRHSLSVKGALNRPGFVSASYSVSMFRFLNVSLTMGMHRNRLDRQDATVKFKILDGIGKIYRMSAAISFSQYLSTLPRIQDFNGLKDNSFHHEFTFGGMVNVSIPNLYSTACLQADKRRVSLGWIIHPLYVHLEEHLGVFVQVDYFPQPFFRNPYGDKWQLQPGVQFMVIPERLYTTLAYEDNHLFNLNLDIHF; translated from the coding sequence ATGAAACAGTCTTTATTGTGGTTTTGTGTATTGTTTTTTCTGTGTATTCACCCTGGATATCTTCCGGCTCAGGCCATTGATTCCACGGACTTTACCTTAGATTCGCCGATGCTTGGGAAACCAATCGGGGAATCAACCGAAGATCAGAAACCCTATTGGGTTCGTGAAATGAAAATTGAGGATCCGGAACAGTGTTATTTCGGAATCGGCATGAGTGAGAAATCCCGGGAGGATGCAGACGATAAAGCGCGGATTGAATTTGCAAAAATGCTGGAAGTCCAGGTGGATGCCCAGGTACAGCATCAAATCAGCGAAAAAGGGCGAAAGGTATCCGAAGCCTTTCAGATGAAAAATACCGTCATGTCCAAAATGATTCTCCGGGGCATTTATGTATCTGAACGGTGGACTGATCCGGAAACGGGGAAATATTACAGTCTGATCCGGGTAAACAAGGGTGATTATAATAAACTGATAGAGGAAGAGGTTGCTCTGGAAGCGGCACGTCAGATTGCTTTGAACCGGTATGAAGAGAAAAAGCGGGAAGAAACTATCCGTCATCAGGAGTCCATGGTAAAGCTGGATTCAGCCCAGACGGCTGTCAAGTTGACAGAAAAGAAACACAAGGATGAAAAAAGGGAAGCACGGAAGAAAAGACAAAAAGAGCACATGGAACATATTGCCCGGGTGTATGGGAAGTATAACACTTTTCAGCCACACTCCAGTCTGGCTGACATGAAAAATGCAGAAATCGATCCGGGACGTCATAGCCTGTCTGTGAAGGGGGCTTTAAACCGGCCGGGTTTTGTCAGCGCATCCTACAGCGTCAGTATGTTCAGGTTCCTCAATGTTTCCCTGACCATGGGGATGCACAGGAACCGTCTGGATCGCCAGGATGCCACCGTAAAGTTTAAAATACTGGATGGGATTGGGAAGATTTATCGCATGTCAGCAGCAATTTCTTTTTCCCAGTATTTGTCCACTTTGCCCCGGATTCAGGACTTTAACGGGTTGAAAGATAACTCTTTTCACCATGAATTTACTTTCGGCGGGATGGTAAATGTATCTATACCCAACCTCTATTCCACAGCTTGTCTTCAGGCAGATAAACGCCGGGTATCCCTTGGGTGGATTATTCACCCCCTCTATGTGCATCTGGAAGAACATCTGGGTGTCTTTGTACAGGTTGACTATTTTCCCCAACCCTTCTTCAGAAATCCCTATGGGGATAAATGGCAACTTCAGCCCGGTGTTCAGTTTATGGTTATTCCGGAAAGACTGTATACAACCCTTGCGTATGAGGATAATCACCTTTTTAATCTAAATCTGGACATCCACTTTTGA